From Lonchura striata isolate bLonStr1 chromosome 3, bLonStr1.mat, whole genome shotgun sequence, one genomic window encodes:
- the STMN4 gene encoding stathmin-4 isoform X1 — translation MGGSGDPHPGYSKAALKEPGERREQRDHRRGVSPGAPLEFWGRFGGFWVDLEWLMYVSLGFGFWFVFFSIFGGGFKIFGKGLVVFFFALGVLILSPTLVSPSLFWGVGPALPGAFSSCLEFLIPFLLEISPPYLHPYPHPHPHPHPHPHLHPHPHPHPPLTLILTLIFILILILILILTLILILILTLILILILILILILILILPSSSSSSSSSSSSSPSSSSSSSPSSSSSSSSSSSSSSSSSPHPHPHPHPHPPLILILTLILILILTLILILILILILILILILILPSSSSSPSSSSSSSPSSSSSSSSSSSSSSSPSSSSSSSSSSSSSSSSSPSPSSSSSSSSSSSSSSSSSSSSSSSSSSSSSSSSSSSSSPSSSSSSSSSSSSSPSSSSSAAAPNLGLGGGGCWISILRGAPHPSEFPRDSAPPAFPEFPGFPGDPQKSFKGPPLSQKSWGNPIPGRRGGPFQHS, via the coding sequence atggggggctctggggacccCCACCCGGGATATTCCAAAGCCGCGTTAAAGGAGCCGGGAGAGCGCCGGGAGCAGCGCGACCACCGCCGTGGGGTGAGTCCCGGAGCCcccctggaattttgggggcgttttgggggattttgggtcgATTTGGAATGGTTGATGTACGtcagtttgggttttggtttttggtttgtttttttttctatttttgggGGAGGGTTTAAGATTTTTGGGAAagggttggttgtttttttttttgctttggggGTCCTCATTTTGTCCCCCACCCTGGTGTCACCATCGCTTTTTTGGGGTGTTGGTCCCGCTCTTCCCGGGGCGTTTTCCAGCTGTCTGGAATTCCTTATCCCGTTCCTTTTGGAGATTTCCCCGCCCTATCTTCATCCttatcctcatcctcatcctcatcctcatcctcatcctcatcttcatcctcatcctcatcctcatcctcccctcaccctcatcctcaccctcatcttcatcctcatcctcatcctcatcctcatcctcaccctcatcctcatcctcatcctcaccctcatcctcatcctcatcctcatcctcatcctcatcctcatcctcatcctcccctcatcctcatcctcatcctcatcctcatcctcatcctcaccctcatcctcatcctcatcctcaccctcatcctcatcctcatcctcatcctcatcctcatcctcatcctcatcctcccctcatcctcatcctcatcctcatcctcatcctcccctcatcctcatcctcaccctcatcctcatcctcatcctcaccctcatcctcatcctcatcctcatcctcatcctcatcctcatcctcatcctcatcctcccctcatcctcatcctcaccctcatcctcatcctcatcctcaccctcatcctcatcctcatcctcatcctcatcctcatcctcatcctcaccctcatcctcatcctcatcctcatcttcatcctcatcctcatcctcatcctcaccctcaccctcatcctcatcctcatcctcatcctcatcctcatcctcatcctcatcctcatcttcatcctcatcctcatcctcatcttcatcctcatcctcatcctcatcctcatcctcaccctcatcctcatcttcatcctcatcctcatcctcatcctcaccctcatcctcatcctcggcTGCCGCCCCCAATTTGGGTTTGGGGGGAGGGGGCTGTTGGATCAGCATCCTCAGGGGGGCTCCGCACCCCTCAGAATTCCCGAGGGACTCTGCacccccagcattcccagaattcccaggatttcCCGGGGATCCGCAGAAATCCTTTAAGGGACCCCCGctttcccaaaaatcctgggGGAACCCCATTCCGGGGAGGCGGGGGGGCCCATTCCAGCATTCCTga